A region from the Malus domestica chromosome 07, GDT2T_hap1 genome encodes:
- the LOC103438807 gene encoding RING-H2 finger protein ATL7-like, with translation MISSGINLVMTVIGFAVSTMFIVFVCTRLVCARIHLSVSRRSFPIASGSDLNILERGLHGVEPVVIANFPTKKYSDAFFLAVEDAQCTVCLAEYHGDDVLRILPYCEHSFHVTCIDIWLQQHSTCPVCRISLREFPEIKRRMQPLSCSAIRSHYGTESFNTLSYRYLLNSRASRTHENHGMDPIQEDHAASEGDATDAGENSSSLTESNQISNQISKDQGNKHVESPSNP, from the exons ATGATATCTTCAGGGATAAACCTGGTGATGACGGTGATTGGGTTCGCGGTGAGCACCATGTTCATCGTGTTCGTGTGTACCAGGCTTGTCTGTGCTCGGATTCACCTCAGTGTATCTAGACGCTCCTTCCCCATAGCTTCCGGATCTGATCTCAATATT CTGGAACGGGGATTGCATGGCGTTGAACCTGTAGTAATAGCCAACTTTCCAACAAAGAAGTACAGTGATGCATTTTTTTTAGCTGTAGAAGATGCTCA atGTACTGTTTGCCTTGCGGAATACCATGGTGATGATGTATTGCGGATCCTCCCCTACTGTGAACACTCCTTCCATGTGACCTGTATAGACATATGGCTTCAGCAGCATTCCACATGTCCTGTTTGTAGAATATCATTGCGCGAGTTTCCTGAGATAAAACGCCGCATGCAACCCTTGTCCTGTTCGGCTATTCGATCTCATTACGGTACAGAGTCCTTTAATACCCTTTCTTATCGCTATCTCTTGAATAGTCGAGCATCAAGAACTCATGAAAACCATGGTATGGATCCCATTCAAGAAGATCATGCAGCATCAGAGGGTGATGCAACAGATGCCGGGGAGAATAGCTCCTCCTTAACTGAGAGTAATCAGATTTCTAATCAGATTTCTAAGGACCAGGGAAATAAGCATGTAGAAAGCCCATCAAATCCGTAG
- the LOC103438808 gene encoding uncharacterized protein, with protein MERPEGYPQVDDIATYTEPSSTSTSFSGTKNDMSQLESGLLRRNVSDLGDSYYRFQSQVGKSVDPKLLALVEFFRELYFRRLELFKKIFPGIQDKFLEVPKKLHVILAQVKPDETKLARTMQRSLSVGSPRDFKGGESKLRLERFKVRTIDTGDGVEQGGLQGSKPAK; from the coding sequence ATGGAAAGGCCGGAAGGATATCCACAAGTAGATGATATTGCTACATATACAGAGCCATCGAGCACGAGCACTTCATTTTCGGGCACCAAGAATGATATGTCACAGCTCGAAAGCGGCCTACTTCGAAGAAATGTTAGCGACTTAGGCGACAGTTACTACAGATTCCAATCCCAAGTTGGAAAGTCTGTTGATCCAAAGTTGTTGGCGTTGGTAGAGTTTTTCAGGGAACTTTATTTTCGAAGGCTGGAACTGTTCAAGAAAATATTTCCGGGGATTCAAGATAAGTTTCTTGAGGTGCCAAAGAAATTGCATGTGATATTAGCTCAAGTGAAACCGGATGAAACCAAACTAGCTCGAACTATGCAACGGAGTCTGAGCGTTGGTTCACCGCGGGATTTCAAAGGAGGGGAATCGAAACTTAGGCTCGAGCGATTCAAGGTGAGGACTATTGATACAGGCGATGGTGTTGAACAAGGTGGCCTGCAGGGTAGTAAACCGGCCAAATGA